From the Maioricimonas rarisocia genome, one window contains:
- a CDS encoding peptidase domain-containing ABC transporter, with amino-acid sequence MRRRYRVIRQEEQSDCGAAALATVALYHRQRVGLHALRDLAGTDQEGTNLLGLAEASERLGFVAHAVHATPAALTEVPLPAIAHTITETGIAHFVVLFRVGRRSVTIGDPAAGAKKISRKRFEAEWTGNMLLLVPSDEMPSVGAGQRPTWRLFGLLAGHIGPLFEGFLCAILITVLGLSTSYFVQHLVDSVLVRDERGLLNALGLGMLLMMVFRTLFNMLRDYLVAHVGRRIDLSLISAYSRHILKLPMSFFESRRVGSVLSRMNDAAKIREAIGGAALTALTDGVVVTLMMGVLWLYDVQLAAVATVFVPLLIFSIALHHPLTRRFSRAAMENAADHTAHAVEDASAVETIKAFGIARDRSEMAESKLYRFIQSAFQMQMVNLSLSSMTGIISSGAGVAVLWYGGFRVMDGALTIGQLMFFYTLLSYLLEPLMRLSTLNTQFQDALVATDRLYQIMDLTTEPEGEGRAKCGPLRRGVELKDVQFRYGSRANVLHGIDMTIPAGSTVAIVGESGSGKSTLLKLLMQFHNPTSGQILIDGMDARDIDLESLRSRIGVVAQEPHIFNATVRENIALGLPGVKLDQIVNAARAAGLDDFISGLPNRYNTMIGERGANLSGGQRQRLAIARALLRDPDLLIFDEATSHLDTHTERAIQQNLRTYFRDKTVVLVAHRLSTIRNADVIHVMHEGYVVESGTHDELMARNGRYALLWHSQQGPETNGMPTVHPSENGKRNGHVHASLTGSHRL; translated from the coding sequence ATGCGACGGCGATATCGAGTCATCCGGCAGGAAGAACAGAGCGATTGCGGCGCGGCGGCCCTGGCGACGGTGGCGCTGTATCACCGGCAGCGGGTCGGGCTGCACGCCCTCCGCGATCTCGCCGGGACCGATCAGGAAGGGACGAACCTGTTGGGGCTGGCCGAAGCATCGGAGCGACTTGGCTTCGTGGCTCACGCCGTCCACGCAACTCCTGCGGCCCTGACGGAAGTTCCGCTGCCGGCCATCGCGCACACGATCACCGAAACCGGCATCGCCCACTTCGTCGTGCTCTTTCGCGTCGGTCGCAGGTCGGTGACGATTGGTGACCCGGCAGCCGGCGCAAAGAAGATTTCCCGTAAGCGGTTCGAAGCGGAGTGGACCGGCAACATGCTGCTGCTGGTTCCCTCCGATGAAATGCCGTCAGTCGGTGCCGGGCAGCGACCCACCTGGCGACTGTTCGGCTTGCTCGCCGGTCACATCGGCCCGCTGTTCGAGGGATTTCTCTGTGCGATCCTGATCACGGTGCTGGGACTTTCCACATCGTACTTCGTGCAGCACCTGGTCGACTCGGTGCTCGTGCGGGACGAGCGGGGCCTGCTCAATGCTCTGGGGCTGGGCATGCTGCTGATGATGGTCTTCCGCACGCTGTTCAACATGCTACGGGACTACCTGGTGGCCCACGTCGGACGCCGAATCGATCTCTCGCTGATCTCCGCCTACTCCCGGCACATCCTCAAACTGCCGATGAGCTTCTTCGAAAGCCGGCGGGTCGGCAGCGTGCTGTCGCGGATGAATGACGCGGCCAAGATTCGTGAAGCGATCGGCGGTGCCGCCCTGACGGCTCTGACCGACGGTGTCGTAGTCACGTTGATGATGGGCGTCCTGTGGCTGTACGACGTGCAGCTGGCGGCGGTCGCGACGGTCTTCGTGCCACTGCTGATCTTCAGCATTGCCCTGCATCACCCGCTCACCCGCCGCTTTTCGCGGGCAGCGATGGAGAACGCGGCCGATCACACGGCCCATGCGGTCGAAGATGCCTCCGCGGTCGAGACGATCAAGGCGTTCGGCATCGCCCGGGACCGCTCGGAGATGGCCGAGTCGAAGCTGTACCGGTTCATTCAGTCAGCGTTTCAGATGCAGATGGTCAATCTGAGCCTGTCGTCGATGACGGGGATCATTTCGTCGGGGGCCGGAGTGGCCGTGCTGTGGTACGGCGGATTTCGCGTCATGGACGGGGCGCTGACGATCGGGCAGCTGATGTTCTTCTACACGTTGCTCAGCTATCTGCTCGAACCGCTGATGCGGCTCTCGACGCTCAATACACAGTTCCAGGATGCCCTGGTCGCGACCGACCGCCTGTACCAGATCATGGATCTGACGACCGAACCGGAAGGCGAAGGCCGGGCGAAATGCGGACCGCTCAGGCGGGGTGTCGAGCTGAAGGACGTACAGTTCCGGTACGGCTCGCGAGCCAACGTGCTGCATGGCATCGACATGACAATCCCGGCCGGTTCGACCGTCGCCATCGTGGGTGAGAGCGGTTCGGGCAAATCGACCCTGCTGAAGCTGCTGATGCAGTTTCACAACCCGACCTCGGGACAGATTCTGATCGACGGAATGGACGCCCGGGACATCGATCTGGAATCGCTCCGCAGCCGGATCGGTGTCGTGGCCCAGGAGCCGCACATCTTCAACGCGACGGTTCGCGAGAACATCGCCCTCGGGCTGCCGGGCGTGAAGCTCGACCAGATCGTCAACGCGGCCCGTGCTGCCGGCCTGGACGATTTCATCTCCGGGCTACCCAACCGCTACAACACGATGATCGGCGAACGGGGAGCGAATCTGTCGGGCGGACAGCGACAGCGGCTGGCGATCGCCCGGGCCCTGCTTCGCGATCCCGATCTGCTCATCTTCGACGAAGCCACGAGTCATCTCGACACGCACACCGAGCGGGCGATCCAGCAGAACCTGAGGACGTACTTCCGGGACAAGACGGTCGTTCTCGTGGCCCACCGGCTCAGCACGATTCGCAATGCCGACGTGATCCACGTGATGCACGAGGGGTACGTCGTCGAATCCGGCACGCACGACGAGCTGATGGCCCGGAACGGTCGTTACGCGTTGTTGTGGCATTCGCAGCAGGGGCCCGAAACCAACGGTATGCCGACCGTGCATCCGTCGGAAAACGGGAAACGGAACGGCCACGTTCACGCTTCACTGACTGGATCGCATCGTCTCTGA
- a CDS encoding class I lanthipeptide produces the protein MKKLVLNKETVRSLNGPEMQKVSGGLINFNFDCPVGGTSGSTTLQTMSRSCHGCAMLDPKQLIVNPAAMISR, from the coding sequence ATGAAGAAGCTCGTTCTCAACAAAGAAACCGTGCGTTCGCTCAACGGTCCCGAAATGCAGAAGGTCTCGGGCGGCCTGATCAATTTCAACTTCGACTGTCCCGTCGGCGGCACCAGTGGAAGCACCACGCTGCAGACGATGAGCAGAAGCTGCCACGGCTGTGCGATGCTCGATCCGAAGCAGCTGATCGTGAATCCTGCGGCGATGATTTCCCGCTGA
- a CDS encoding lanthionine synthetase C family protein yields MVPQEQTQHWHRLLTGDLEDRAIDAAEQIADGLTGLLASSDALSPDLGSGTAGIALFFAAWADFTSSDEAEAVAHHCLQHAIEGTAKAQPGPGLFDGVAGIGWALAHLCPDAAEDVLEAADRALIDHVRQSPWEAEYDLIGGLVGIGVYFLERLPTASAQEGLVQILHRLDELTIHTDAGTTWHTPPHLVPPQQRAQATSGYCNCGMAHGVPGIVSLLARCSRANLESDVPPRLLDDAVRWLLQQQLPAESGSAFPYWVTETAAPTPARTAWCYGDPGVAAALLVAAECTHRDDWKWAATQIAERIIARPVEEMELIDTPLCHGTAGLAHILNRFWNVTGDRRIAQAAAGWFEKTLDMQRTDGALAGFPTWKTTERGLEWVNDPGLLEGAAGIGLALLSAIWDEPPTWDRLLLTSPF; encoded by the coding sequence ATGGTCCCTCAAGAACAAACTCAGCACTGGCACCGGCTGCTGACCGGCGACCTCGAAGATCGCGCGATTGATGCCGCCGAGCAGATCGCCGACGGTCTCACGGGCCTGCTGGCATCCAGCGACGCACTCTCACCGGACCTCGGCAGTGGGACGGCGGGCATCGCCCTGTTCTTCGCCGCCTGGGCCGATTTCACCAGCAGCGACGAGGCCGAAGCCGTCGCTCATCACTGCCTGCAACATGCGATCGAGGGCACCGCCAAGGCACAACCCGGACCGGGCCTCTTTGACGGCGTCGCCGGCATCGGATGGGCTCTTGCCCATCTCTGCCCGGACGCAGCCGAGGACGTGCTTGAGGCCGCCGACCGCGCCCTCATTGACCACGTCCGCCAGTCTCCCTGGGAGGCCGAATACGATCTGATCGGTGGACTCGTCGGGATCGGCGTCTACTTCCTCGAACGACTTCCGACCGCCTCGGCTCAGGAGGGGCTTGTGCAGATCCTCCACCGGCTCGACGAGCTGACCATTCATACTGACGCAGGGACAACGTGGCACACGCCGCCACATCTCGTTCCTCCACAGCAGCGCGCACAGGCCACCAGCGGCTACTGCAACTGCGGAATGGCACACGGCGTCCCCGGCATCGTCTCCTTGCTCGCACGCTGCAGCAGAGCGAATCTCGAATCCGATGTGCCCCCTCGCCTGCTCGACGACGCCGTTCGTTGGCTGCTCCAGCAGCAACTCCCCGCCGAGTCCGGTTCCGCATTTCCATACTGGGTCACCGAGACAGCTGCTCCAACGCCGGCCCGCACAGCGTGGTGTTACGGCGATCCCGGTGTCGCAGCAGCCCTGCTGGTCGCCGCCGAGTGCACTCACCGCGACGACTGGAAATGGGCCGCGACGCAGATTGCCGAGCGGATCATCGCACGTCCCGTCGAGGAGATGGAGCTGATTGACACGCCGCTCTGCCACGGCACCGCAGGACTGGCTCATATTCTGAACCGCTTCTGGAATGTCACCGGCGACCGCCGCATTGCACAAGCCGCCGCCGGATGGTTCGAGAAGACACTCGACATGCAGCGAACCGATGGCGCGCTCGCCGGCTTTCCCACATGGAAGACCACGGAACGCGGCCTGGAATGGGTCAACGACCCGGGTCTGCTGGAAGGGGCCGCCGGGATCGGCCTGGCACTCCTTTCCGCCATCTGGGACGAGCCCCCGACGTGGGACCGTCTGCTGCTGACCTCTCCCTTCTGA
- a CDS encoding lantibiotic dehydratase, with translation MNRPSVTAIPDFVALRAPLLPFDAFMQWGNDLQAAGAVSHPPSSRVAGAGPPGNPDEVAHSSSSASAATKSHLTSALAADRAALRSQLSRILEDPHASEALFVASPSMYERLETWRQDPESKQGRKAERSLTRYFARMTGRGTPFGLFASCGSGTIADQTCLPAPTMQNCSRRTRLDMEYLFQLAEELATVSELRTELRFFRNNTIYRAGGRLRYAESHLIGQSRSHRLVVVDETDYLVATLDHAADGARIADLAAPLVDDDISLDEAEAYVHQLIDSQLLVSELQPPITTYDPLGHLIDRLRPYPVAQDIVSRLEQVRNDLRQLDSSTEPNPPATYTAIADQLRQLPAPVQLSRLFQVDSIQESGDLTLGEEVADEILRGVEIARSMYRRMLDDLTDFRNEFLERYGDREVPLMEALDEESGIGFRKSPLPNVEAEPLLGGVILPMGMEADMTWTHQHTKLLGLYSKVIAEGKTVLELSDHDIAELKGKPDELPDAFTVKCSIAASSQEDINAGDYQILFGGAAGPSGARLLGRFAYADEDMNHFVQQHLRQEEALQPEAIFAEIVHLPEDRMGNVLCRPVLRNYEIPYLGQSGAPRDRQIEVTDLMVSIRNGRILLRSRRLNKEVIPRLTSAHNFLFRTLGVYQFLGALQHQGVEGWTAWNWGPIKYAPFLPRVTAGRTVLCRATWNLNARDVVDLQDRTAEDLFAYIQQWRSERRLPRYVLLVDRDNELPIDMENILSLETFIDAIKGKPEAQLVEMLPGPDALCVESDAGRHVHELVVPFHREREPDANRIPPVPAAEITVRQSHPPGSDWAWLNLFAGTTTVDRLLVDEIRPRIAGWSAGGQIDRWFFLRYDVPGWHLRLRLHGDPGALHQSVVPELNRLSAELIQRGLISRAQWDTYEPEANRYGGPEALPLAEQIFTADSDAALDLIATYGGDAGSEFRWKVVLLGLDRLLDDLGFDLNQKLIIARHSAEEFAREFSFEGPFRKQLSQKHREVGPELDRLLRGQRNDEPEIAPAVQIFANRASRVAGPVRQLQQLEQQERLVAPLAEIARSLWHMQVNRVLRTAHRAQELVLYDLIARQYESQLARLRPKPPKKKKARKQANA, from the coding sequence ATGAACCGGCCTTCCGTTACCGCCATCCCGGACTTCGTCGCGTTGCGGGCCCCGCTCCTTCCCTTCGATGCGTTCATGCAGTGGGGAAACGACCTGCAGGCGGCTGGTGCGGTGAGCCATCCGCCTTCCTCACGCGTGGCCGGGGCTGGACCGCCGGGAAACCCCGATGAGGTGGCTCACTCCAGTTCGTCTGCATCAGCCGCAACGAAGTCGCATCTGACGTCCGCCCTCGCTGCCGACCGGGCGGCACTCCGCTCGCAGCTGTCCCGCATTCTCGAAGATCCTCACGCCAGTGAGGCACTGTTCGTCGCCTCGCCCAGTATGTACGAACGGCTCGAGACGTGGCGGCAGGATCCGGAAAGCAAACAGGGACGGAAAGCCGAACGCAGCCTGACGCGGTACTTCGCCCGGATGACCGGTCGCGGGACTCCCTTCGGTCTGTTCGCGAGCTGCGGCAGCGGAACGATTGCCGACCAGACCTGCCTGCCGGCTCCCACAATGCAGAATTGCTCCCGCCGCACACGTCTCGACATGGAGTACCTGTTCCAGCTGGCCGAAGAACTGGCCACCGTCTCTGAACTCCGCACCGAGTTGCGATTCTTCAGAAACAACACGATATACCGTGCAGGCGGCCGGCTGCGCTACGCCGAGTCTCACCTGATCGGCCAGTCCCGCAGCCATCGGCTCGTCGTCGTGGACGAAACCGACTATCTCGTCGCGACGCTGGATCATGCCGCCGACGGAGCCCGCATTGCCGACCTCGCGGCTCCCCTCGTCGATGACGACATTTCGCTCGACGAGGCGGAAGCCTACGTGCACCAGCTAATCGACAGCCAGCTACTCGTTTCGGAGCTGCAGCCACCCATCACCACCTACGACCCGCTGGGCCACCTGATCGACCGTCTCCGGCCCTATCCGGTCGCGCAGGACATCGTCAGCCGGCTGGAACAGGTCCGCAACGATCTGCGGCAACTTGACTCGTCAACCGAGCCCAATCCTCCCGCAACCTATACAGCCATTGCCGATCAGCTCCGCCAGCTTCCTGCGCCGGTACAGCTTTCGCGGCTCTTTCAGGTCGATTCGATTCAGGAGTCGGGGGACCTGACACTGGGAGAAGAGGTCGCGGACGAGATCCTGCGCGGCGTCGAGATCGCCCGCAGCATGTACCGACGGATGCTCGACGACCTGACCGACTTCCGCAACGAGTTCCTGGAGCGATACGGCGACCGGGAAGTTCCGCTGATGGAAGCGCTCGACGAGGAATCGGGGATCGGCTTCCGCAAGTCGCCGCTTCCCAATGTCGAGGCCGAACCGCTCCTCGGCGGCGTCATCTTGCCGATGGGGATGGAAGCCGACATGACGTGGACGCATCAGCACACGAAGCTGCTCGGCCTGTACTCGAAGGTGATCGCGGAAGGAAAGACCGTCCTCGAACTTTCCGATCACGACATCGCGGAACTGAAGGGGAAGCCGGACGAACTTCCCGATGCCTTCACCGTCAAATGCTCGATCGCCGCCAGTTCTCAGGAGGACATCAACGCGGGCGACTATCAGATTCTGTTCGGCGGTGCTGCCGGGCCCTCGGGGGCGCGGCTGCTGGGCCGATTCGCCTATGCCGACGAAGACATGAACCATTTCGTCCAGCAGCACCTGCGGCAGGAGGAAGCTCTGCAGCCGGAAGCGATCTTCGCGGAGATCGTACACCTGCCCGAAGACCGGATGGGGAACGTCCTCTGCCGGCCGGTACTCCGCAACTACGAGATCCCCTACCTGGGACAGTCCGGTGCGCCGCGCGATCGTCAGATTGAAGTGACTGATCTAATGGTGTCGATCCGCAACGGCCGGATCCTGCTGCGTTCCCGGCGGCTCAACAAGGAGGTCATTCCCCGCCTGACGAGCGCTCACAACTTCCTTTTCCGCACGCTGGGGGTGTACCAGTTTCTGGGAGCTCTGCAGCATCAGGGAGTCGAAGGCTGGACGGCGTGGAACTGGGGACCGATCAAGTACGCGCCGTTTCTTCCCCGCGTGACTGCCGGTCGCACCGTCCTCTGCCGGGCCACCTGGAATCTCAATGCCCGCGACGTCGTCGACCTGCAGGACCGGACCGCCGAAGACCTGTTCGCGTACATCCAGCAGTGGCGGAGCGAACGACGCCTCCCCCGTTACGTGCTGCTGGTCGATCGGGACAACGAACTGCCGATCGACATGGAGAACATCCTTTCGCTGGAAACCTTCATCGACGCCATCAAGGGGAAGCCGGAAGCGCAGCTGGTCGAGATGCTCCCCGGACCGGACGCGTTGTGCGTCGAGAGCGATGCCGGCCGGCACGTGCATGAACTGGTCGTGCCATTCCATCGCGAGCGCGAGCCGGATGCCAACCGCATTCCCCCCGTGCCTGCCGCGGAAATCACGGTCAGGCAAAGTCATCCGCCGGGCAGCGACTGGGCCTGGCTGAACCTGTTCGCCGGCACAACGACAGTCGATCGTCTGCTCGTCGACGAGATCCGTCCCCGCATCGCAGGCTGGTCTGCTGGCGGACAGATCGACCGATGGTTCTTCCTGCGATACGACGTCCCCGGCTGGCACTTGAGATTGCGGCTGCACGGCGATCCCGGGGCTTTGCATCAGTCGGTTGTTCCCGAACTGAACCGGCTCTCGGCCGAGCTGATCCAGCGCGGGCTGATCTCCCGAGCACAATGGGATACCTACGAGCCGGAAGCGAACCGCTATGGCGGTCCGGAAGCCCTGCCTCTGGCCGAGCAAATCTTCACGGCCGACAGCGATGCCGCACTCGACCTGATCGCCACTTACGGCGGCGACGCAGGATCGGAATTCCGCTGGAAGGTGGTGCTGCTGGGGCTCGACCGTCTGCTGGATGACCTTGGCTTCGACCTCAACCAGAAACTGATCATCGCCCGGCACAGTGCCGAGGAGTTCGCTCGTGAGTTCTCCTTCGAGGGACCGTTCCGCAAACAGCTCAGCCAGAAGCACCGCGAGGTCGGTCCCGAACTGGACCGGCTGCTGCGTGGACAGCGAAACGACGAGCCGGAAATCGCACCTGCAGTCCAGATCTTCGCCAACCGGGCGTCCCGCGTCGCCGGGCCGGTCCGCCAGTTGCAGCAGCTTGAGCAGCAGGAACGTCTCGTCGCGCCGCTGGCCGAGATTGCCCGCAGCCTGTGGCATATGCAGGTGAACCGCGTGCTGCGAACGGCACATCGCGCCCAGGAACTCGTTCTCTACGACCTGATCGCGCGTCAGTACGAATCACAGCTGGCCCGGCTGCGTCCCAAACCGCCAAAGAAGAAAAAGGCCCGGAAGCAGGCGAATGCGTAA
- a CDS encoding GNAT family N-acetyltransferase has translation MMTYHVQDAASLTDDDWQRWSEIQAAQPELANPFFRPELTRITATIRDDVEVATIRRDGDAVAFFPFQRSQSGAAQPVTGRLSEFHGVIAEPGLEYSPVELLRASGLTSWHFDHLPVSQTAFAGHLWGESGSPYMDLSDGYAAYREAMRKQGSSMAQAERKGRKLAREIGPLRFEYHTREANVFAALVDWKTAQHRRTNVLEVFRTEWLNNLLEALRVVDEPSFAAPLSALYAGDELVAVHLGLCSPAALHIWFPAYNVEYERYSPGLVLLLQMAEHVAGRGVTRVDFGRGEERYKQQFKTGDVAIAEGKVSLSPLRAAAHQAWYHTKRRIRSSPWRRQLEAPLLATRRVRQWLAFR, from the coding sequence ATGATGACGTACCACGTTCAGGACGCCGCCAGTCTGACCGACGACGACTGGCAGCGCTGGTCGGAAATTCAGGCCGCGCAGCCGGAGCTGGCAAACCCGTTCTTCCGCCCCGAACTGACCCGGATCACGGCAACGATTCGCGACGATGTCGAAGTGGCGACGATTCGGCGGGATGGCGATGCAGTCGCGTTCTTCCCGTTCCAGCGTTCGCAGAGTGGAGCAGCGCAGCCGGTGACGGGGCGCCTGTCGGAGTTTCACGGCGTCATTGCGGAGCCGGGGCTGGAGTACTCGCCCGTCGAATTGCTTCGCGCGAGCGGTCTGACCAGTTGGCACTTTGATCATTTGCCCGTCAGCCAGACCGCGTTCGCCGGTCATCTCTGGGGAGAATCCGGTTCGCCCTACATGGACCTGAGCGACGGCTACGCTGCTTACCGAGAGGCGATGCGGAAACAGGGCTCGTCAATGGCCCAGGCCGAGCGGAAGGGGCGCAAGCTGGCCCGCGAGATCGGCCCGCTGCGTTTCGAGTACCACACGCGGGAGGCGAACGTGTTCGCCGCTCTGGTGGACTGGAAGACTGCCCAGCATCGCCGCACCAATGTTCTCGAGGTATTTCGAACCGAGTGGCTGAACAATCTGCTGGAAGCGCTACGTGTTGTCGACGAACCGTCGTTCGCTGCTCCGCTCTCGGCACTCTACGCGGGGGATGAACTGGTGGCGGTCCATCTGGGACTTTGCAGTCCGGCAGCACTGCACATCTGGTTTCCCGCGTACAACGTCGAGTACGAACGGTATTCGCCCGGACTGGTCCTGCTGCTGCAGATGGCCGAGCACGTCGCGGGTCGTGGCGTGACGCGCGTCGACTTCGGGCGAGGTGAAGAACGGTACAAGCAGCAATTCAAGACGGGCGACGTGGCGATCGCCGAAGGAAAGGTGAGCCTGAGTCCGCTGCGGGCAGCCGCGCATCAGGCGTGGTACCACACGAAGCGGCGAATCCGTTCCTCTCCCTGGAGACGGCAGCTCGAGGCGCCCCTGCTGGCGACACGGCGGGTGCGGCAATGGCTGGCGTTCCGCTGA
- a CDS encoding GNAT family N-acetyltransferase — protein MPVTIETIRPQEIDASLRDAWCRLLAEQPQFASPFFHPAYAQQLAEVRPQVEVAVLNDGGRPVGFFPYERHKGNVARPLGIRLADFQGVVAAPDVEWSAAELLRGARLSLWHFDHLLPASKTFAPYVLESAPSPYLDLSAGYDEYVTERRKAGTAQITQSGRKRRKLQRERGTVEFRWHDPDDEAFEKLLEWKAAQRARTKTLDILQWDWVRTFLRELRNHEEPGFRGLMSTIRVEGELAAVHLGLATDRTFHYWFPTYDAAFYRYSPGVILLLEMARECAERGITRFDLGKGNDDYKNSFASAATEVATGAVDPAPLRRAARSGWHHLQAWIKQSPLKETARVPKRLIKRLQARISMGAAT, from the coding sequence ATGCCAGTGACGATCGAAACCATCCGGCCGCAGGAGATCGACGCCTCGCTCAGGGACGCGTGGTGCCGGTTGCTGGCCGAACAGCCGCAGTTTGCCAGTCCGTTCTTCCATCCCGCTTATGCGCAACAGCTGGCCGAGGTCCGGCCGCAGGTCGAAGTCGCTGTGCTTAATGACGGCGGTCGCCCGGTCGGATTCTTTCCCTACGAGCGACACAAGGGAAACGTCGCCCGGCCGCTTGGTATCCGGCTGGCCGATTTCCAGGGAGTGGTCGCAGCTCCGGACGTGGAATGGTCCGCTGCGGAACTGCTTCGCGGCGCACGCCTGAGTCTCTGGCATTTCGATCATCTGTTGCCTGCATCGAAGACGTTTGCCCCATACGTACTGGAGTCGGCTCCTTCGCCTTATCTGGATCTCTCCGCAGGCTACGACGAATACGTGACCGAGCGGCGCAAGGCCGGCACGGCACAGATCACGCAGTCGGGACGGAAACGCCGCAAGCTGCAGCGGGAGCGGGGAACGGTCGAATTCCGCTGGCACGATCCCGATGACGAAGCATTCGAGAAACTCTTGGAGTGGAAGGCGGCCCAGCGTGCCCGTACGAAAACGCTCGACATCCTGCAGTGGGACTGGGTGCGCACGTTTCTGCGGGAACTGCGCAATCACGAGGAGCCGGGGTTCCGCGGCCTCATGTCGACGATTCGCGTGGAGGGTGAGCTGGCGGCTGTCCATCTCGGTCTCGCGACCGACCGGACGTTTCACTACTGGTTCCCGACATACGATGCCGCGTTTTACCGGTACTCGCCGGGCGTCATTCTGTTGCTCGAGATGGCCCGCGAGTGCGCAGAGCGAGGCATCACCCGATTCGATCTGGGCAAGGGCAACGACGATTACAAGAACAGTTTTGCTTCCGCGGCAACCGAGGTGGCAACAGGAGCCGTCGATCCGGCCCCGTTGCGGCGGGCGGCACGGTCCGGCTGGCATCACCTGCAGGCGTGGATCAAGCAGTCGCCGCTCAAGGAAACGGCACGCGTTCCGAAACGGTTGATCAAGCGGCTGCAGGCACGGATTTCAATGGGAGCGGCAACATGA
- a CDS encoding O-antigen ligase family protein: MSHVTQTRSLPSGVALLSGATIGVVALGLAVVATTEPLALAALVVLITGAILIGRSVDWATYAALFVVYSNAAVVAVNFHGVPPLAAHAAVGLLLIPGLFYGVLQSRGFVIGPAFPWLLGLAVVQLVGALWSSRPELAWEDVQTFLQEAVLLYLLVVNAVRTESSLRGATRSLLIAGCLMGGIPLLQQVRGDFLNQYGGFAQTGDEPGFSTGEVTAAGEVVQQRLAGPIGEKNRYAQIMLMLIPLGLLRLRDEQSRAWKALMFIALGCATAGAFLAFSRSAIVAAGMVVLFAAWKQYVSRTKVMAAFAVAVLALLATPEYSTRMASLLNLKEMLTAGRHSEADGALKGRATEMGAAALVFVDHPLVGVGPGMFKYYSRDYGERIGLRSLAPERQAHCLPLDVAAENGLLGLICLLGVFGVVGIRLMRIIDRNGAGSMRSGLPLAYLLMVAVYFASGLFLHFAFIRYFWLMIALADATILVCEQRDSVRPVPHSSVA, translated from the coding sequence ATGAGTCACGTGACGCAAACCCGATCACTCCCGTCGGGAGTCGCACTGCTGAGCGGTGCGACGATCGGTGTCGTTGCGCTCGGACTGGCTGTGGTGGCGACGACGGAGCCGCTGGCGCTGGCCGCTCTGGTTGTGCTGATCACCGGAGCGATTCTGATCGGACGCTCGGTCGACTGGGCGACGTACGCGGCACTGTTCGTCGTGTACTCCAACGCGGCGGTGGTGGCGGTCAACTTTCATGGTGTGCCGCCGCTTGCCGCGCACGCAGCCGTGGGACTGCTGCTCATCCCGGGACTGTTCTACGGTGTACTTCAGAGTCGCGGATTCGTGATCGGGCCGGCGTTTCCGTGGCTGCTGGGGCTGGCGGTCGTCCAGCTTGTGGGGGCCCTCTGGTCGTCCCGTCCGGAACTGGCATGGGAAGATGTGCAGACGTTTCTGCAGGAGGCGGTGCTGCTCTACCTGCTGGTCGTCAATGCCGTCCGGACTGAATCCTCACTGCGGGGAGCCACCCGCTCTCTGCTGATCGCCGGCTGCCTGATGGGGGGCATCCCGCTGCTGCAGCAGGTGCGGGGAGATTTCCTCAATCAGTATGGCGGCTTCGCACAGACGGGAGACGAGCCCGGATTCTCGACCGGTGAAGTGACGGCGGCTGGTGAAGTGGTTCAGCAACGCCTGGCCGGTCCGATCGGCGAGAAGAACCGCTACGCCCAGATCATGCTGATGCTCATTCCGCTGGGACTGCTGCGACTGCGGGACGAACAGAGCCGGGCCTGGAAGGCGTTGATGTTCATTGCGCTCGGCTGTGCCACCGCGGGGGCGTTCCTGGCGTTCTCGCGCAGCGCGATCGTGGCGGCCGGCATGGTGGTCCTGTTCGCTGCGTGGAAGCAGTACGTCAGCCGCACGAAGGTGATGGCCGCCTTTGCCGTCGCTGTGCTCGCCCTGCTGGCAACGCCGGAGTACAGCACCCGCATGGCGTCTCTGCTGAATCTGAAGGAGATGCTGACCGCCGGCCGGCACTCCGAAGCGGACGGAGCGCTCAAGGGGCGGGCGACGGAGATGGGAGCCGCGGCTCTGGTCTTCGTAGATCATCCCCTGGTCGGTGTCGGGCCGGGGATGTTCAAGTACTACTCCCGCGATTACGGCGAGCGGATCGGGCTGCGGTCCCTCGCGCCGGAGCGACAGGCCCATTGCCTGCCACTCGATGTCGCTGCCGAGAACGGTCTGCTGGGGCTGATCTGCCTGTTAGGAGTGTTCGGCGTGGTGGGTATCCGGCTGATGCGGATCATTGATCGCAACGGTGCCGGCTCGATGCGCAGCGGACTGCCGCTGGCCTATCTGCTGATGGTGGCCGTTTACTTCGCGAGCGGACTGTTTCTGCACTTCGCGTTCATCCGTTACTTCTGGCTGATGATTGCTCTCGCGGATGCGACGATCCTCGTCTGCGAGCAGCGTGATTCCGTGCGTCCTGTTCCTCACAGCTCCGTTGCCTGA